Proteins encoded in a region of the Mesotoga sp. BH458_6_3_2_1 genome:
- a CDS encoding LVIVD repeat-containing protein — MKRFMITSESELPIEPYDPAFVVLDVTDPRKISFVDRIRTLGTTVSFASHNGLLFCSEIGHLEIFDVSSLPKISRVSMFEGNHPGNTTLYEVSEKRLYLSSYQHGISVIDVKNPTSPVLLGSCDCDISVEPTATYGPYGISQIEKKGSFVYGVAMDYSMTKGREALYVYDVGDVGNIEKAARLSTTPVRGHGMAIVGSHLFAVGACGILSIDISSPEEPLTIGELPLEGRFGVFARDYRNRLLISGRILEFAEEESYAKADSKLSSKPLLSSDRSQNGFFQVIDVSNPIHPRLLSETRIDTGEGFGLLVDKDTAYLACSNGVATVDVKDVNNPTVLAFFDELDQTKEYIGVATVEAD, encoded by the coding sequence GTGAAAAGGTTCATGATCACTTCGGAAAGCGAGCTCCCCATAGAACCGTACGATCCGGCCTTCGTCGTTCTCGATGTTACCGATCCGCGCAAGATATCCTTCGTAGATCGAATAAGGACTCTGGGTACGACCGTTTCATTCGCTTCTCATAATGGGCTTCTCTTCTGCAGTGAAATTGGCCACCTGGAAATCTTCGACGTTTCGAGCCTTCCAAAAATCTCCAGAGTATCCATGTTTGAGGGAAACCATCCAGGCAACACAACACTGTATGAAGTGTCGGAAAAGCGCCTGTACCTTTCAAGCTATCAGCATGGAATAAGCGTAATTGATGTCAAGAACCCGACTTCGCCTGTTCTGCTCGGGTCATGTGATTGCGACATTTCGGTTGAACCCACCGCCACTTATGGACCGTATGGGATCTCCCAGATCGAAAAGAAGGGAAGCTTTGTGTATGGAGTTGCTATGGACTACTCGATGACAAAGGGGCGTGAAGCTCTCTATGTTTACGACGTCGGAGACGTGGGAAACATAGAGAAGGCTGCCAGATTGAGTACAACCCCTGTTAGGGGTCATGGAATGGCAATAGTAGGAAGCCACTTGTTCGCGGTGGGTGCATGCGGAATTCTCTCAATAGACATATCATCTCCCGAGGAGCCACTCACGATTGGAGAACTGCCGCTTGAAGGGAGATTCGGCGTTTTCGCCCGAGATTACAGGAATCGACTCCTAATCTCGGGAAGAATACTTGAATTCGCCGAAGAAGAGAGTTATGCAAAGGCTGACAGCAAATTGTCTTCAAAGCCGCTCCTCTCGAGCGACAGGTCTCAGAATGGATTCTTTCAGGTAATCGACGTTTCAAACCCGATCCATCCTCGTCTTTTGAGCGAGACCCGTATAGACACGGGAGAGGGCTTTGGACTTCTCGTGGATAAAGATACCGCCTATCTGGCCTGCTCTAACGGTGTCGCGACTGTGGACGTTAAAGATGTAAACAACCCAACAGTTTTAGCTTTTTTTGATGAACTGGATCAGACAAAGGAATACATAGGAGTGGCAACAGTAGAAGCAGACTGA
- a CDS encoding LVIVD repeat-containing protein, which produces MKRVVVTADSHFPSKSDCGFALIDVSNPLEPVVLSRSKLPDHCGSFASSNGFLYCTLPGSFMIFDISDPFAPRLLSRLAANGGCQIVISERKKKAFLADWKNGVLIIDINDPYEPRMIGGMGCNGDERNNGEIHPYGVSGLAVHNGLLFASTMDYDMLQNREALYVFDISRPRSPKWIARVNTYPCRGHGIVLKRNYVVIVGLRSTMVIDISRPEEPATISLIETPDRFGMNPWLSGDYLYVPEIVYEPNKKLAGLRILDISNPLHVESISELLIPARAATNVKVVDNLAYLSCQCGLAIVDVADPEKPKLLNLCTPCEVDKIAEGIEVIDYRDEVFKEERVS; this is translated from the coding sequence ATGAAGAGAGTTGTCGTTACAGCAGATTCTCACTTTCCATCAAAGAGCGATTGCGGCTTTGCACTGATAGACGTCAGCAATCCCCTTGAACCGGTGGTTCTAAGCAGAAGCAAGCTTCCCGATCATTGCGGGAGTTTCGCGAGCAGTAACGGCTTCCTCTATTGCACTCTTCCAGGCAGTTTCATGATCTTTGACATTTCTGACCCATTTGCGCCTAGATTGCTTTCAAGGCTCGCCGCAAACGGTGGCTGTCAGATAGTGATCTCGGAAAGAAAGAAGAAGGCCTTTCTTGCCGATTGGAAGAACGGTGTCTTAATAATCGACATAAATGATCCCTATGAGCCAAGAATGATTGGAGGAATGGGGTGTAACGGAGATGAAAGAAACAATGGAGAAATTCACCCCTATGGCGTCTCCGGTCTTGCAGTGCATAATGGGCTTCTCTTCGCCTCTACTATGGATTACGACATGCTCCAGAACAGAGAGGCTCTTTACGTCTTTGATATTTCGAGACCGCGCAGCCCAAAGTGGATCGCTAGAGTGAATACTTACCCATGTCGTGGCCACGGCATAGTACTGAAAAGGAATTACGTTGTCATAGTAGGCTTGAGAAGTACGATGGTTATCGATATCTCGAGGCCTGAAGAACCCGCAACCATCTCTTTGATAGAAACTCCCGACCGTTTTGGTATGAATCCCTGGCTTTCCGGTGATTATCTGTACGTTCCCGAAATAGTATATGAGCCCAACAAGAAGCTTGCAGGATTGAGGATACTCGACATTTCAAATCCTCTTCACGTAGAGAGTATTAGTGAGCTTCTGATTCCCGCAAGAGCGGCCACTAACGTCAAAGTTGTGGATAATCTCGCTTATCTCTCCTGTCAATGCGGCCTGGCGATAGTCGACGTAGCCGATCCCGAGAAACCTAAGCTGCTTAATCTGTGTACTCCTTGTGAAGTCGACAAAATTGCGGAAGGCATCGAGGTAATTGACTATCGGGATGAAGTGTTTAAAGAAGAAAGGGTTTCTTAG
- a CDS encoding LVIVD repeat-containing protein — protein MKRLVFGENLSGWNIGSSFILADVSDPAKISVNARVKASGNCMAFLVDSGRLYCLEREFFEVFDIADIENIRMLKRIEGYSGGYILLDKMKELLYLSNWRRGIAILDVSKRDDPIPLGSADCDCVDLHPVGNDGPYGMSSGLCLRGNFLFGATMDYVTSRNLGALYVYDVSDPSNPKKVTKIPTPEFRAHGMDSKGNYVFAVGAHGVLSFDISIPEDPMIVGELKTGNHFLVSAKLADDFLFAVGVIHSSVEHNGILDVIDISNPLHPRLIGEIVLPLSFFGDSITIDNEIAYVVCDSGVAIVDIGRPESPRLLTARNAPEGKWNSGIHVYDI, from the coding sequence GTGAAACGTCTTGTTTTCGGCGAGAATCTATCTGGCTGGAATATCGGTTCCTCATTCATCTTGGCAGATGTCTCCGACCCGGCGAAGATATCCGTAAACGCCAGGGTTAAAGCTTCGGGAAACTGCATGGCCTTCCTAGTCGATTCGGGAAGACTCTATTGCCTTGAAAGAGAGTTCTTCGAGGTCTTCGACATCGCAGATATCGAGAACATAAGAATGCTGAAAAGAATAGAAGGATATAGTGGAGGATACATTCTTTTAGATAAAATGAAGGAGCTGCTCTACCTATCTAACTGGAGGCGGGGAATTGCAATCCTGGATGTCTCAAAAAGGGACGACCCGATTCCACTGGGAAGCGCCGATTGTGACTGCGTAGATCTTCATCCCGTTGGAAATGATGGACCATATGGTATGTCAAGCGGCCTTTGTCTCAGAGGCAATTTCCTGTTTGGAGCTACCATGGATTACGTCACGTCGAGAAACCTGGGAGCTTTGTACGTGTACGATGTTTCAGATCCTTCGAATCCAAAGAAAGTCACGAAAATCCCGACTCCGGAATTCAGAGCGCACGGCATGGATTCGAAAGGCAACTATGTCTTCGCCGTCGGTGCGCACGGGGTTCTATCATTCGACATCTCCATTCCTGAAGACCCCATGATTGTTGGAGAGCTGAAGACAGGCAATCACTTTTTAGTGAGCGCGAAGCTAGCAGATGACTTTCTCTTTGCAGTTGGTGTTATTCACAGCTCCGTCGAACACAACGGAATTCTTGACGTAATAGATATCTCTAACCCTCTGCACCCTCGACTCATTGGAGAAATTGTCTTGCCGTTGAGTTTCTTCGGGGACAGCATAACGATCGACAATGAGATAGCCTATGTCGTCTGTGACTCGGGCGTGGCGATTGTAGATATCGGCAGACCGGAATCGCCGAGATTGCTCACCGCTCGAAACGCTCCTGAAGGCAAATGGAACTCGGGAATACACGTATATGATATCTAA